In one window of Tachypleus tridentatus isolate NWPU-2018 chromosome 2, ASM421037v1, whole genome shotgun sequence DNA:
- the LOC143245162 gene encoding uncharacterized protein LOC143245162 isoform X3: MQSSSTATELIKILIQQHANPDIADKQSFTPLHFVARSGSAEALLELLNAGASVNAKGLANQIPLHLAASSGNITCISMLLSEGADITAITNEGKSPLHCAANNQVFELLKEALESVMIEKAEKMRLIPLQGLSCQTGMKYSCSEPHTNKLGNRLSSSFKEIKSKREIHSKSNPGSPTRAVKGIHLHQSSQQNGNTLCERIINLQISGKRCISYYSAPKKSYDEGGLKKAQVLQEASTLKQPNPVEVLPGIKSSSKCPLPSVIPPNSSTPRQIKSVGGLISRTKENYPKVADNAEKNVIGRNRSQSWDSNSLILDPVNPVQDIRPVPRRESRRFSAADVLTKMRESNKKIKSDIKVKDNLIYDWLEPLEEKREKLGLLSSHEVLTTEEPIIITTEEEPEQNFSSNIVESSLLSSSSSLKHQHLCQKKYKNGKMQKEKIFNCVSKNMPFCNKEEKNTKFQVSVQKEGSSFMSCNITSQYEFNESLIVYGENVDGLQDNSHDINNRISVVSQGSSKGPGTTKCKSNKKQEIRKAKTASPYSVSVKLVKQERKSRSAKCTNERQNNVLTLLRGHSLSLIPCVIKKIHKQPNVLKSNIPHFSNRALMNKISKKEPRTSTNKVLNAQNQCIKKQRDSLSLLESQKTNSDEQNPIVTTKIIASTNYSTFFSTSKFAKKKTNDNDEDRDSASEMTSSWVFFETQNPHHSKGEQQHSSEQSQGDLNQVPFTVDEFNSNTKGQPVSKQKGMFCDKTTNISIVYQENMDQGCSNENISEYCDNLEQKKPEHTRLEQTSSTGNSGVSDEQCGSELDFLDYSDKSSGLEGERLDTSPSLRTESEMTLEWSDEMASSSESGCLSLKETSPTTCRAVFQPFLSQSPTGANICWTKGKLLGKGAFGTVWCGLTDTGDLIAVKQVKLEQTDQQLAAAEYQAIQQEVELLRTLQHKNIVSYLGTCLDGDTINIFMQYVPGGSIASNLAQFGAFSESVIRHYTSQTLEAVAYLHGNGVVHRDIKGANIMVMPNDPCGLIKLIDFGCAKNICMGFGADDRQIRSVKGTPYWMAPEILQEKECSNKSDIWSIGCTVIEMATTKPPWSELPPLSAAYVIGQGSREPSIPKKLSQEAQNFIHCCLTRNTEERPSAEELLYHLFMIPDAQKSLFSHS, translated from the exons ATGCAGTCCTCATCCACAGCtacagaattaataaaaattcttATCCAACAACATGCTAACCCAG ACATAGCTGATAAACAGAGTTTTACCCCTCTTCACTTTGTTGCCAGAAGTGGGTCAGCAGAGGCTCTTCTGGAACTGCTGAATGCTGGAGCAAGTGTAAATGCCAAAGGTTTAGCCAATCAGATCCCACTTCACTTGGCT GCAAGCTCTGGAAATATCACCTGCATATCAATGCTGCTAAGTGAAGGAGCTGATATTACAGCTATAACAAATGAGGGAAAATCTCCACTTCACTGTGCTGCAAACAATCAAGTGTTCGAATTGCTCAAAGAAGCTCTTGAATCAGTAATGATAGAAAAGGCAGAAAAGATGCGGCTAATCCCCCTACAAGGATTAAGTTGTCAGACTGGAA TGAAATACAGTTGCTCTGAGCCTCATACTAATAAACTTGGAAATAGATTGTCTTCATCCTTTAAAGAGATTAAAAGCAAAAG AGAGATTCATTCCAAGTCTAACCCTGGCTCACCGACAAGAGCTGTAAAAGGTATCCATCTTCATCAAAGTAGTCAACAGAATGGGAACACACTCTGTGAAAGAATTATCAATCTACAGATATCAGGAAAAAGATGTATCTCTTATTATTCAGCCCCTAAAAAAAGTTATGATGAAGGTGGCTTAAAAAAAGCCCAAGTTCTTCAAGAAGCTTCAACTCTGAAACAACCCAACCCTGTCGAGGTGCTACCTGGTATTAAAAGTTCTTCTAAATGCCCCCTACCTTCTGTGATACCTCCTAATTCTTCCACACCACGACAGATAAAGTCAGTAGGTGGACTGATTTCAAGAACTAAGGAAAACTATCCTAAAGTGGCTGATAATGCTGAGAAAAATGTAATCGGTAGAAATAGAAGTCAAAGTTGGGACTCAAACTCGTTGATTCTTGATCCAGTAAATCCTGTTCAAGATATCAGGCCAGTCCCCAGGAGAGAATCAAGGAGATTCAGTGCAGCTGATGTGTTAACTAAGATGagagaaagtaataaaaaaatcaaaagtgaTATCAAAGTTAAGGATAACCTAATATATGATTGGTTAGAGCCATTAGAAGAGAAGAGAGAAAAATTAGGCCTCCTTAGCAGTCATGAAGTTTTAACTACAGAAGAACCCATTATCATCACAACTGAAGAAGAACCAGAACAGAATTTCAGTTCCAACATAGTAGAATCTAGTTTgttgtcatcatcatcatctttGAAGCATCAGCATTTAtgtcagaaaaaatataaaaatgggaagatgcaaaaagaaaaaatatttaactgtgtCTCAAAAAATATGCCTTTCTGTAACAAGGaagaaaagaatacaaaatttcaagtttCAGTGCAAAAGGAAGGTTCATCCTTTATGTCTTGTAATATTACTTCACAGTATGAATTCAATGAATCATTAATTGTTTATGGTGAAAATGTAGATGGTTTACAGGACAATTCTCATGACATTAACAATAGAATATCTGTGGTGTCTCAGGGAAGTAGCAAAGGTCCAGGTACTACTAAATGCAAGtccaacaaaaaacaagaaattagaaAAGCAAAAACAGCCTCTCCCTATTCAGTTAGTGTAAAACttgtaaaacaagaaagaaaatccAGATCGGCAAAATGTACAAACGAGAGACAAAATAACGTACTAACATTACTAAGGGGTCATTCACTTTCTCTCATTCCATGtgtgattaaaaaaatacataaacagcCTAATGTATTAAAAAGCAATATACCACATTTCTCAAACAGAGCCTTAATGAACAAAATTTCCAAGAAAGAACCAAGAACTAGcacaaataaagttttaaatgctCAGAATCAatgcattaaaaaacaaagagaCTCATTATCACTTTTAGAATCACAAAAGACAAATAGTGATGAGCAAAATCCAATTGTCACCACTAAAATAATAGCAAGTACTAATTATTCTACATTCTTTTCTACTTCCAAATTTGCAAAGAAGAAAACTAATGATAATGATGAAGACAGAGACAGTGCATCAGAAATGACTTCATCATGGGTCTTCTTTGAAACACAGAATCCACATCACTCTAAGGGAGAGCAGCAACATTCTAGTGAACAATCTCAAGGCGATTTAAATCAAGTGCCTTTTACTGTTGACGAGTTTAACAGTAATACAAAAGGTCAGCCAGTTTCAAAACAAAAAGGTATGTTTTGTGATAAAACAACCAACATTTCCATTGTATATCAAGAAAACATGGACCAAGGATGCTCAAATGAGAATATCTCAGAATACTGTGataatttagaacaaaaaaaGCCTGAACACACTAGACTTGAACAAACTTCGTCAACAGGAAACTCTGGAGTATCAGATGAACAATGTGGTTCAGAGCTTGACTTTCTGGACTATTCTGACAAGAGCTCTGGACTGGAAGGGGAAAGATTG GACACATCACCAAGCCTAAGAACAGAGAGTGAAATGACCTTAGAGTGGTCAGATGAGATGGCTTCATCAAGTGAAAGTGGATGTTTGAGTTTG AAGGAAACTTCACCCACTACCTGTAGAGCTGTATTTCAACCATTCCTCTCTCAATCACCTACTGGAGCCAATATTTGTTGGACAAAAGGAAAACTTTTGGGAAAGGGAGCTTTTGGAACA GTCTGGTGTGGTCTTACTGATACTGGTGACCTTATAGCTGTTAAGCAGGTCAAATTAGAACAGACTGACCAACAGCTGGCAGCAGCAGAATATCAAGCCATACAACAAGAGGTGGAATTACTAAGGACTTTACAGCATAAAAATATTGTTAG TTACCTTGGAACTTGTTTGGATGGTGACACCATTAATATCTTTATGCAGTATGTTCCTGGAGGCTCAATAGCCAGCAATCTTGCTCAGTTTGGAGCATTCTCCGAATCTGTAATAAGACATTATACGAGTCAAACACTTGAAGCTGTTGCATACCTTCATGGTAATGGTGTAGTACATCGAGACATAAAGGGTGCCAACATTATGGTGATGCCTAATGACCCTTGTGGATTAATTAAACTTATTGACTTTGGATGTGCCAAGAATATCTGCATG GGTTTTGGGGCAGATGACAGACAGATTCGTTCAGTAAAAGGAACACCTTATTGGATGGCACCTGAAATTTTGCAGGAAAAAGAGTGTTCTAATAAATCAGACATTTG gAGTATTGGCTGTACTGTCATAGAAATGGCAACCACTAAGCCTCCCTG gagTGAACTTCCACCATTATCAGCAGCTTATGTCATTGGCCAGGGCTCAAGGGAACCGTCAATACCAAAAAAACTTAGCCAAGAAGCTCAGAATTTTATTCATTGCTGTCTGACTAG AAATACTGAAGAGAGACCATCAGCTGAAGAATTATTATATCATCTATTCATGATACCTGATGCACAGAAATCTCTTTTTTCTCATTCTTGA